From one Vanessa tameamea isolate UH-Manoa-2023 chromosome 9, ilVanTame1 primary haplotype, whole genome shotgun sequence genomic stretch:
- the LOC113397008 gene encoding thymidylate kinase produces the protein MVLKRGALIVIEGVDRTGKTTQCKKLVECLRNKKIQAEYTNFPDRTTEIGKVINSYLKSKKDLSDETIHLLFSANRWEKANSIIKTLEDGITLIVDRYCYSGVAFSAAKDLNVNWCKIPDSGLPKPDHVFFLNMSLENVQQRNGFGNERYEVLDFQKKVANVYMQLKEENWEVLDASRSMEIIQEELYQRTLAIIDSVGDKPIGKIWV, from the exons atggTTTTAAAAAGAGGAGCATTAATCGTTATTGAAGGTGTTGATAGAACCGGTAAAACTACACAGTGTAAGAAACTAG TTGAATGtctgagaaataaaaaaatacaagcagAATACACAAACTTTCCGGATCGGACCACTGAAATTGGAAAAGTTATTAACAGTTACTTAAAATCAaag aaagaTTTGTCGGATGAAACAATTCATCTTTTATTTTCTGCAAACAGATGGGAAAAAGCAAATAGCATTATAAAAACCTTAGAAGATGGTATCACTTTAATAGTTGACAGATATTGTTATTCAGGTGTTGCATTCTCTGCTGCTAAAG acTTAAATGTTAATTGGTGCAAAATACCAGATTCAGGATTACCAAAACCAGACcatgtattttttcttaacatGTCATTAGAGAATGTGCAGCAAAGAAATGGCTTTGGCAATGAAAG atatgaaGTATTAGATTTCCAGAAAAAAGTAGCAAATGTGTATATGCAACTAAAAGAAGAAAATTGGGAGGTTTTGGACGCTAGCag GTCTATGGAAATTATCCAAGAGGAACTATATCAAAGGACATTAGCCATTATTGACAGTGTAGGTGATAAACCAATTGGAAAAATTTGggtataa
- the LOC113397005 gene encoding protein penguin — MQKIKRKNTDDDGSPPKKKILFSGPKNENKKNGDKKFNDKKKKFDKGVTNGFKKFNKPFTKGNDSKNKPLPTEGITEKPKWSEMKKEKKNLRTERRKAKATAEIFEISHKAKLLAAQIQRKVVKPEFRMQACKELHSLIKGQYKAIALTHDLSRVIQVLLKHSPEDIRNDITEELLDLMVPMMQSKYAHHSVKRILKYGTDYIRHEVMKKFFGHIVSLASHTVSAPVLDYAYGEFATKKEKIHMQQEFYGDMYKNSKDEKVKTLNDAYKDSPEMKSAILQSCKANVQKILDKNLHDSELLHSVLYDYIRECSSEDRVELISTLSSLIVPLSNSLPGVNTASMCVWQGTNKDKKTILKVVKEHVVPLSKHKTGYRLLLAIFDSVDDTVLVKKVIVSTLANNLKDIAKDHWGNMTLHWLVKPKDPAAFHPSLIKILDEGFKSGTSKKDADIRVSELREAILPAVKSDIESDPDFWLSTKSAFLLVVAVLSIESSKTILESLAKVICRSDWIVRANDKDVLAIEDAGIHMCLKKLAILDKTASDTLGDAICENIEDEALKAWLPTNRGCFFILKLIENNKENVAKKFIKKIKNHTNILKQQSSEGAKLLLQCIKK, encoded by the exons atgcaaaaaattaaaaggaaaaatacaGATGATGATGGGTCTCCACCCAAgaagaaaatactttttagtGGTCCTaagaatgaaaacaaaaaaaatggagACAAAAAGttcaacgataaaaaaaaaaaatttgataagGGAGTAACTAATGGCTTCAAAAAATTCAACAAACCTTTTACGAAAGGCAATGATTCTAAAAATAAGCCATTACCCACTGAAGGTATTACTGAAAAACCGAAATGGTCagaaatgaaaaaagaaaaaaagaatctTAGAACAGAGCGACGTAAGGCAAAAGCTACTGCAGAGATATTTGAAATATCTCACAAGGCAAAGTTATTAGCAGCTCAAATTCAAag gaaagtTGTCAAACCTGAATTTCGAATGCAAGCATGTAAAGAACTGCACTCTTTAATCAAAGGGCAGTATAAGGCAATCGCTCTTACCCATGACTTGAGTAGAGTAATTCAAGTCTTGCTTAAACATAGTCCAGAGGATATAAGAAATGATATAACTGAAGAACTTTTGGATTTAATGGTTCCCATGATGCAGTCTAAATACGCACATCACTCTGTCAAACGTATTCTAAAATATGGTACGGATTACATACGCCATGAAGTGATGAAAAAGTTTTTTGGTCACATTGTTTCCTTAGCATCTCACACTGTTAGTGCACCAGTCTTAGACTATGCATATGGAGAGTTTGCCACTAAAAAGGAAAAGATACATATGCAACAGGAGTTCTATGGAGacatgtataaaaat TCAAAAGATGAAAAGGTAAAAACCTTAAATGATGCTTATAAAGATAGCCCTGAAATGAAATCAGCAATCTTGCAGTCTTGCAAAGCTAATgtgcaaaaaatattagataaaaatttACACGATAGCGA gttACTTCATTCAGTATTGTATGATTACATTAGAGAATGTAGTTCAGAGGACAGGGTAGAATTGATTTCAACACTGAGTTCACTCATAGTGCCACTTAGCAATTCTTTGCCTGGTGTCAATACAGCAAGTATGTGTGTGTGGCAAGGCACCAATAAAGATAAAAAG acaatattaaaagtagtcAAGGAGCATGTGGTACCACTAAGCAAACATAAAACAGGCTACAGGCTTTTGCTAGCAATTTTTGATTCTGTTGATGATACAGTTTTAGTAAAAAAGGTGATTGTTTCAACCCTCGCTAACAACCTTAAAGACATTGCCAAAGATCATTGGGGAAACATG ACGTTACATTGGCTTGTAAAACCAAAAGATCCAGCTGCATTCCAtccaagtttaataaaaattttagatgAGGGATTTAAAAGTGGCACATCAAAAAAAGATGCAGATATCCGTGTTTCTGAACTGAGAGAGGCAATACTTCCAGCAGTGAAGAGTGATATTGAATCAGATCCTGATTTCTGGCTCAGTACTAAATCTGCATTTTTGTTAGTAGTAGCTGTTTTATCCATCG aatcatcaaaaacaatattagaATCACTTGCAAAAGTTATTTGTCGGTCAGACTGGATAGTAAGAGCAAATGATAAAGATGTACTGGCAATAGAAGATGCCGGTATTCAcatgtgtttaaaaaaactagCAATATTGGATAAAACTGCATCAGACACATTGGGTGATGCCATTTGTGAAAATATTGAAGATGAAgca TTAAAAGCTTGGCTGCCTACAAACCGAGGatgtttctttatattaaaattgattgaaaataataaagaaaatgttgccaagaaatttattaagaagattaagaaccatacaaatattttgaaacagcAATCATCAGAAGGTGCAAAACTTCTTTTGCaatgtattaagaaataa